A DNA window from Drosophila virilis strain 15010-1051.87 chromosome 4, Dvir_AGI_RSII-ME, whole genome shotgun sequence contains the following coding sequences:
- the LOC6628710 gene encoding uncharacterized protein yields the protein MYSPTKLIACALIFAQLLGSIHCGVYDNTDNWVLSDKTANFPENAVLGGIDPYGYNNYVGRIVYSSSILPARVRAETGYTTFNTEAVANQATSYELLVANETVSYQWVRSYDGFREKNAVSVGTSALNERVYVCRARTDGGIFIGTLYLAQKACIIRYENLPLREITKYEVLVRKVNVAALAPFDNKIN from the coding sequence ATGTATTCTCCTACGAAACTTATTGCTTGTGCGCTGATTTTTGCCCAGCTGTTGGGTTCAATTCATTGTGGAGTATACGACAATACGGATAACTGGGTACTTTCTGACAAGACCGCAAATTTCCCCGAAAACGCTGTACTGGGCGGTATTGATCCATACGGATATAATAACTACGTGGGACGCATCGTTTATTCAAGCTCGATTCTGCCAGCCCGTGTTAGGGCGGAGACTGGATACACCACTTTTAACACCGAAGCAGTAGCTAATCAGGCGACCTCCTACGAGTTGCTGGTCGCCAATGAGACCGTCAGCTATCAATGGGTGCGCAGCTACGATGGCTTCAGGGAAAAGAATGCTGTTTCTGTGGGCACAAGTGCCTTGAATGAACGGGTCTACGTCTGCCGCGCCAGAACTGATGGCGGTATTTTTATTGGCACCCTGTATCTTGCGCAAAAGGCTTGCATCATCCGGTACGAGAACTTGCCTCTGAGAGAGATTACTAAATATGAGGTACTAGTGCGAAAAGTTAATGTAGCAGCGTTGGCGCCATTCgacaataaaatcaattga
- the slam gene encoding protein split ends yields the protein MVLSNSTPNNNHKQNELVMDTATMNSADLSELLQLNAEIEERRSRHAYCDVSDGRGLLRATMTREELFEVSSLDDDRFLTALEHQNSYVTPTRIQVTDLDLSSIENLMKYFDEEVPVTPSKDVITTSAPCSGKVASAIAKLASQPVPLPKQKVDSCKQKINELKQKYEQPQLATPQAVRGANNKTSGKLPMKVKEIAQLFNSKINQVMRRAEPPQYATLHNELSLSPEPKPQPRPQHHQHLQQQLQQHLQQQQEHLQHQHQQHEQQESVVQGPCLVAEDVFRELSVRDKVLLFNKFVSDIAAKHPKFNEHAADLKAQVKKQMARGEVVAEQQASVKHLTQELEAKCVLESTPARLGTTPAKSPSPSLHVSTLTVVIKPSPERHVIAMPGGRLLHEREQCAPQKRNLSAIRSVLPTEAYAPPKKIRRTRQERAGNDSLPFFQNEPLESLFYSWLTAENGVLFDITSVCNSDQTIEIASSDEQPAQITAHSSIGDMSQKSAVERLLEEAIAKLELESKTKESSHVDEKDVDTAMAVTPTPRKIKRQAPPVPAPRPSLGQTQSTCITSSSSSSCKQSDAEESESGLSTLPKITSDESQPEMPATPEEAPDFDFAKPVRPPRKKKMRRTLTWKKENSIVEATANAVTSTDSDSDYKPAALQAKKKPSSAASAPVTAPAQAAAPPPVPEQSYIELDKSLMRQVNSPRKIKSAYTLTVMSSPSPNADSDQSPSQTPRQSLDQQLRDSFIDQGFETCSNDAMDNSPLRRSSLGMAQTKPSGFSTPVKAHNYSSAAHQQLFSPIGATGQPLDKSRRSSLAMQVIREDHPLDLASSSDAPTTPTCSEREFFANAPTVEMSSSQLEELPPSKPHSKFWISAGDFTVALDIVHNTPERLRLLYEIFTQKTWETRELTFGIDGHKFCRSTAGQQEAKTKELPERPPSVKGFSHYWFASGDLAVPFSGKHMPSEKIERLFHFLDTELSTSPDCELRFGVDHFEFSCVPEFWHTIPKFSIESSYSMLVGLQTGNSNGLEGRSKYAWPSNHYNSSNTAIKTSDLDQTEFESDSFSNNSGRLSFSPDLFSQDYEAVPLDELFDKTLPVVRSKPMSMPQMLRILQQQQTKLKSVEQRIRNYELPSKLTEATLKHCRSKPEYAHKLRTIENIARSSGFRACSMEELESFMQFLIEYADTCLGSCSEHIEKIIDTLLDQRAVAV from the exons ATGGTGCTAAGCAATTCCACACCCAACAATAATCACAAGCAAAACGAGCTGGTCATGGACACGGCGACCATGAACAGCGCCGATCTGAGCGAGCTGCTTCAACTGAATGCAGAGATTGAGGAGCGACGGTCACGCCACGCCTACTGTGATGTCAGCGATGGGCGTGGACTGCTGCGTGCCACAATGACGCGCGAGGAGCTGTTTGAGGTCTCCTCACTGGACGATGATCGCTTTCTGACCGCCTTGGAGCACCAAAACTCTTACGTGACACCCACCCGCATACAAGTCACCGACCTGGACTTGTCCAGCATTGAGAACCTCATGAAGTACTTTGATGAAGAGGTGCCCGTAACGCCTAGCAAAGATGTCATCACAACGAGTGCTCCCTGCTCGGGCAAAGTGGCCAGCGCCATTGCCAAACTGGCCAGCCAACCCGTGCCGCTGCCCAAACAGAAAGTGGACAGTTGCAAGCAGAAGATCAACGAGTTGAAACAGAAATACGAACAGCCGCAACTGGCAACACCACAGGCGGTACGTGGCGCCAACAACAAGACCAGTGGCAAGCTGCCCATGAAGGTCAAGGAGATAGCCCAATTATTCAACTCAAAGATCAACCAGGTAATGCGGCGTGCCGAGCCGCCGCAATACGCCACGCTGCACAATGAGCTATCACTCTCACCGGAGCCCAAGCCACAGCCCAGACCGCAGCACCATcagcatctgcagcagcaactgcagcagcatctgcagcaacagcaggagcatttacagcatcagcatcagcagcacgAACAGCAGGAGTCTGTTGTTCAAGGGCCCTGCCTGGTGGCCGAGGATGTGTTCCGAGAGCTGAGCGTCAGGGATAAGGTGTTGCTCTTCAATAAGTTTGTCAGCGACATTGCCGCCAAGCATCCCAAATTTAATGAGCATGCGGCCGATCTTAAAGCACAGGTCAAAAAGCAAATGGCACGCGGCGAGGTGGTGGCCGAGCAGCAGGCCAGCGTCAAGCACCTGACCCAGGAACTGGAGGCCAAATGCGTGCTGGAGTCCACGCCAGCACGGCTGGGAACAACGCCGGCCAAGTCACCATCACCTTCGCTGCATGTGAGCACACTGACTGTGGTGATCAAGCCCAGTCCGGAGCGACATGTGATTGCCATGCCGGGTGGTCGTCTATTGCACGAGCGTGAGCAGTGCGCCCCGCAGAAGCGCAATTTGTCAGCCATACGCAGCGTGCTGCCCACGGAGGCGTATGCGCCGCCCAAGAAGATACGACGCACACGTCAGGAGCGCGCCGGGAATGATAGTCTTCCGTTTTTTCAAAACGAACCGCTCGAGAGTCTTTTCTACAGCTGGCTAACCGCCGAGAATGGCGTGCTCTTCGACATAACCAGCGTATGCAACAGCGATCAGACGATTGAGATTGCCAGCAGCGACGAGCAGCCGGCCCAGATCACAGCCCACAGCTCCATTGGCGACATGAGTCAGAAGTCTGCCGTGGAACGTTTGCTTGAGGAGGCTATTGCCAAACTGGAGCTGGAGAGCAAAACTAAGGAATCGAGCCATGTGGACGAAAAGGACGTAGACACGGCCATGGCCGTCACGCCCACGCCGCGCAAAATCAAACGCCAGGCGCCGCCTGTACCTGCGCCCCGTCCAAGTCTGGGCCAGACGCAATCCACCTGCATAACATCGAGCAGCTCCTCGAGTTGCAAGCAATCAGATGCTGAGGAAAGTGAGTCTGGATTGTCTACACTACCAAAG ATAACCAGCGATGAATCCCAGCCAGAAATGCCAGCAACACCAGAAGAAGCTCCAGACTTTGACTTTGCGAAGCCCGTACGGCCGCCGCGTAAGAAGAAAATGCGCCGCACGCTCACCTGGAAGAAGGAGAACTCCATTGTAGAAGCCACTGCCAATGCTGTGACCAGCACCGACTCTGACTCCGACTACAAGCCAGCGGCACTGCAAGCCAAGAAGAAGCCATCAAGTGCAGCATCAGCACCAGTAACAGCACCAGCCCAAGCTGCTGCACCGCCGCCAGTGCCGGAGCAGAGCTACATTGAGCTGGACAAGTCGTTGATGCGTCAGGTGAACTCGCCCAGAAAGATCAAGTCCGCTTATACCTTGACGGTGATGTCTTCGCCATCGCCCAATGCGGACAGCGATCAGTCGCCTTCGCAGACGCCGCGCCAATCGTTGGATCAGCAGCTTCGCGACAGTTTTATAGATCAGGGCTTTGAGACGTGCTCCAATGATGCCATGGATAACAGTCCGTTGCGTCGTTCCTCACTGGGCATGGCCCAAACAAAGCCCTCGGGCTTTTCCACGCCGGTAAAGGCACACAACTATTCGAGTGCCGCGCATCAGCAGCTCTTCAGTCCCATTGGTGCAACTGGGCAGCCGCTGGACAAGTCGCGTCGCAGCTCCTTGGCTATGCAAGTGATACGAGAGGATCATCCATTGGATCTGGCTAGCTCGTCCGATGCGCCAACAACGCCGACATGTAGTGAGCGCGAGTTCTTTGCCAATGCACCCACTGTCGAAATGAGCTCATCGCAGCTGGAGGAGCTGCCGCCAAGCAAGCCGCACTCCAAGTTTTGGATTAGCGCCGGAGATTTTACGGTCGCATTGGATATTGTGCACAATACGCCGGAGCGACTGCGTCTGCTCTATGAGATCTTCACCCAAAAAACCTGGGAAACACGTGAGCTGACTTTCGGCATTGATGGACACAAGTTTTGCAGGTCAACTGCTGGCCAGCAAGAGGCCAAGACCAAGGAGCTGCCGGAGCGACCGCCCAGCGTCAAGGGCTTCTCGCATTATTGGTTCGCCAGCGGCGATCTGGCCGTGCCCTTTAGCGGCAAGCACATGCCTAGCGAGAAGATTGAACGTCTGTTTCATTTCCTCGACACGGAACTGAGCACTAGTCCTGATTGCGAGCTACGCTTTGGCGTCGATCATTTTGAGTTCAGCTGCGTGCCCGAGTTCTGGCACACAATACCCAAGTTCTCCATTGAGAGCAGCTACAGCATGCTGGTGGGTCTGCAGACGGGCAACAGCAACGGACTGGAGGGACGCAGCAAGTACGCTTGGCCCAGTAACCACTACAACAGCTCCAACACTGCCATCAAGACTAGCGATCTGGACCAGACCGAATTTGAATCGGACAGCTTCAGCAATAACAGCGGTCGACTCTCGTTCTCGCCGGACCTGTTTAGCCAGGACTATGAGGCTGTGCCGCTGGATGAGCTCTTCGACAAAACATTGCCCGTCGTCCGTTCGAAACCCATGAGCATGCCACAAATGCTGCGCatcctgcagcagcagcaaaccaAGCTTAAAAGCGTCGAGCAGCGTATACGCAACTACGAGCTGCCTTCAAAACTAACCGAGGCCACGCTGAAGCATTGCCGCAGCAAGCCCGAATATGCCCACAAGCTGCGCACCATTGAAAATATCGCCCGCAGCAGTGGATTCCGCGCCTGTTCCATGGAGGAGCTGGAGAGTTTCATGCAGTTTCTTATCGAGTACGCGGACACCTGTCTGGGCAGTTGCAGTGAGCACATCGAGAAGATCATCGACACGCTGCTGGACCAACGCGCCGTAGCGGTTTAA
- the LOC6628707 gene encoding ficolin-1, with protein MKFFWISLGLVCYFSQDCLGVSVRRPFNYGSTSYEIPEDESKSAAEVVVGSAAHSDIFRLKEELNELYGMVDEYIQSNYDNNSSELKHLTATDIIRKLIDTNATHTLNSLRSSCPPYRNAHGIHTANVTGLPPFQVLCNTNLAGPGWTVIASRTVGDLNFFRNWRQYKQGFGNLTNEFFIGLDKLHAITASQPHELYIYFEDFSGNRRYARYDEFLIGTESEKYAIKKLGSYSGDAGDSLTRHAKKKFSTHDNDNDANSENCAIERMGAWWYADCTDSNLFGLYLGGKYHSKLFAKGMFWITWLGTEYSYKVLQIMVRPKCPCSYSG; from the exons ATGAAGTTCTTCTGGATTAGCTTGGGCCTCGTGTGCTATTTTTCACAGGATTGTCTTGGTGTTTCGGTCCGACGACCatttaat TACGGATCTACATCATATGAAATTCCGGAAGATGAATCCAAAAGTGCTGCAgaagttgttgttggcagCGCCGCTCATTCAGATATTTTCAG ATTAAAAGAGGAACTAAATGAGCTGTACGGAATGGTCGATGAGTATATACAGTCCAATTATGATAACAATTCTAGTGAGCTGAAACACTTAACGGCGACGGATATTATTAGGAAGCTTATAGATACCAACGCGACTCACACTTTGAATAGTTTGCGTTCGTCATGCCCACCATATAGGAATGCACATGGCATTCATACGGCCAATGTTACGGGTCTGCCACCCTTTCAAGTGCTGTGTAATACAAATCTAGCCGGTCCGGGCTGGACGGTGATTGCATCCCGAACTGTCGGCGATCTAAACTTCTTTCGCAACTGGCGGCAATATAAGCAAGGTTTCGGCAATCTGACCAATGAATTCTTTATTGGTCTGGATAAACTACACGCCATAACTGCCTCACAGCCGCACGAACTCTACATCTACTTTGAGGACTTCTCGGGCAATAGGCGTTATGCACGTTatgatgaatttttaattggTACAGAAAGTGAAAAATATGCTATCAAAAAATTGGGCAGCTATTCCGGAGATGCGGGCGATTCTTTAACACGTCACGCCAAAAAGAAATTCTCCACACATGACAATGACAACGATGCTAATTCCGAAAACTGTGCCATTGAACGTATGGGTGCTTGGTGGTATGCTGATTGTACCGACAG CAATCTATTCGGACTCTATTTGGGTGGCAAATACCACagtaaattatttgcaaaagGTATGTTTTGGATTACGTGGCTAGGCACGGAGTATTCATACaaagtgctgcaaataatgGTGCGACCAAAATGTCCCTGCTCCTACTCAGGTTAA
- the Nepl4 gene encoding neprilysin-1: protein MPRLWALCLLLASAKALPTNQLNKSCRLRAADTSTEPTCSTDINLRHIQLLEQYMLPELDACQDFYKYACGNWRSVHEAGVSAMSLSGARIDQRYVELFERLLDEPQAPEHELPMYTKLLRYYQSCRALGKPRLRRYLEQLPHPASNHWAELLALLGRYGYHEHYVKIEVSQHNATQHMLVVQPHNYNLSLNLSMIIYKALRRHTHGLLPNLTQLRERFGQLEATLQQMARPANSSSEEETLRNYTLEQLQQELPQFNWTHALQLQLGATYPGSHQLLVDDVPALRQLIAFLNRADARLLQLYSWARFLQHLMQLPHNPLSNSHSSSRSICVQHMRKTLYLPMNFVYEHSYYGRQRAADERIIFGVFEELKSQFAQQLRRNEFGLDAPLLQALLAKVHGLRLNLGNMPANASTQFYVDCAHHWRVGGDFYENHLQSLLHYYAHLAELERSANASVRQLWYSFNHHGPGLTDNIDATPYFYCLGSIIIMPYAYMQLPFYDAQFWPALLYGDLANTLGHEMLHAFDTYFVDYDAQGVMRDYSDQLLLNDHYVDAVNCLNDSEVFMLNERAADISGTRLALQTYMQQPAERRNNGRLYFLQFAQFFCGEEADIFHDTGSKRLNYALAQMPEFAEVFQCVQGSPMNPVQRCRFW, encoded by the coding sequence ATGCCACGCCTTTGGGCGCTCTGCTTGCTACTGGCCAGCGCCAAGGCGCTGCCCACCAATCAGCTCAACAAAAGCTGCCGCCTTAGGGCAGCCGACACATCCACAGAGCCAACCTGCAGCACGGATATCAATTTGAGGCACATCCAATTGCTGGAGCAATACATGCTGCCCGAGCTGGATGCGTGCCAGGACTTTTATAAGTATGCCTGCGGCAATTGGCGGTCGGTGCATGAAGCAGGCGTATCGGCCATGTCGCTGAGCGGCGCACGCATCGATCAACGCTATGTGGAGCTTTTCGAGCGTCTGCTGGATGAGCCACAAGCGCCGGAGCACGAACTGCCCATGTATACAAAGCTGTTGCGCTACTATCAGAGCTGCAGGGCGTTGGGTAAGCCGCGCCTGCGCCGCTATTTGGAGCAGCTGCCGCACCCGGCCAGCAATCATTGGGCagagctgctggcgctgctgggACGCTATGGTTATCACGAGCACTATGTCAAGATCGAGGTGAGCCAGCACAATGCCACACAGCATATGCTGGTCGTGCAGCCTCATAACTACAATCTCAGCCTGAATCTCAGCATGATTATCTACAAAGCTCTGAGGCGACACACGCACGGTCTGCTGCCCAATCTGACGCAGTTGCGCGAACGCTTCGGGCAACTGGAGGCAACACTGCAGCAAATGGCGAGGCCGGCCAATAGCAGCAGCGAGGAGGAGACGCTTCGTAATTATACACtagagcaactgcagcaggaGCTGCCACAATTCAACTGGACGCATGCATTGCAGCTACAATTGGGCGCCACATATCCAGGCAGCCATCAGCTGCTGGTGGATGATGTGCCGGCGCTGCGGCAACTAATCGCATTCCTCAACCGGGCCGATGCAcggctgctgcagttgtacAGCTGGGCGCGTTTCCTGCAGCATCTGATGCAGCTTCCCCACAATCCGTTGAGCAACAGCCACTCCAGCTCCAGGTCGATTTGTGTGCAGCACATGCGCAAAACACTCTACCTGCCCATGAATTTTGTATACGAGCACAGTTATTATGGCCGGCAGCGTGCCGCGGACGAGCGCATCATCTTTGGCGTCTTTGAGGAGCTGAAATCACAGTTCGCCCAGCAGCTGCGACGCAATGAGTTTGGCCTGGACGCCCCGCTGCTCCAGGCGCTGTTGGCTAAGGTGCACGGTTTGCGACTCAATCTGGGCAACATGCCGGCCAACGCGAGCACTCAGTTTTATGTGGATTGCGCGCATCACTGGCGGGTGGGCGGTGACTTCTATGAGAATCATTTACAGAGCCTGCTGCACTACTATGCACATCTGGCGGAGCTGGAGCGCAGTGCGAATGCCAGCGTGCGTCAGCTATGGTACAGTTTCAATCATCATGGACCCGGGCTAACCGATAATATTGATGCCACGCCGTATTTCTACTGTCTGGGTAGCATCATAATTATGCCCTATGCCTATATGCAGCTTCCCTTCTACGACGCACAGTTTTGGCCAGCTCTGCTTTACGGCGATTTGGCCAACACACTGGGCCACGAGATGCTGCACGCCTTTGACACCTACTTCGTGGACTACGATGCCCAGGGTGTTATGCGCGATTACAGTGATCAGTTGCTGCTGAACGACCACTACGTGGATGCCGTGAACTGTCTCAATGACAGTGAGGTCTTCATGCTGAATGAACGTGCCGCGGACATCAGCGGCACACGCCTGGCGCTGCAGACCTACATGCAACAGCCGGCGGAGAGGCGCAACAATGGGCGCTTGTACTTTCTGCAATTCGCGCAATTCTTTTGCGGCGAGGAGGCGGACATATTCCATGATACGGGCAGCAAGCGTTTAAACTATGCGCTGGCGCAGATGCCCGAATTCGCAGAGGTATTCCAGTGCGTCCAGGGCTCGCCCATGAATCCCGTGCAGCGCTGCCGATTTTGGTAG
- the Nepl5 gene encoding neprilysin-4 encodes MLKLSLIAWLLCSLAWRTTPTSCRQTRPAPSIQELLANQLQSYMDAKARPCENFYQYACGNWQLQQEEHTQHTQHKAQEQQKQQQQQNYQQKAHREQHEQLQPSDTLAVLDYALNRQLELLLRRGVANETSGEEQLLAVQEKMRNYYRACKRLKPYNLKKYLQLLQPGNGTNWPLLSRSWQPEKFNWLATIGRLRLFGLNGVLLKEQVLPRWDDSSSYSIYLDKPSLMETLPMGEGAMIELLLDIGQTKRVANELARQVDAFERQLHRLQELEDDEGAKEMQLGYLAEYMPQLQWLAYMQQLRATTAGYELDLLSPLIIRNLPYMRALDELLQHQKPETICNYIMLKLLAFLKQQGPAEISRVECMASLRRAMPLAASLLIGQRFHESSSEPLVSDIFSRLKLRFGQLLSENRLQLQRPIVQVLQEKLQAMRLQLGFVQLNDSSFVEEYYERVELNAHSFYGNQLALLRLRVEQNHELLLGNGQSDANNVSYLTEHWLSSSSSPLYVKPRNLVLVPYGLLQLPVWHRNMSELQQHAVLGFTLAHEIIHGFDSSGIDYDSVGNIMGPSEEISANPGFVQGLNCMQQQLATGSRSLNEKLADYEALRLVYETFFGADMLIDRREPRDPLLPQFSQRQRFFISFAQFFCGKLQSLSLHAQHLEHAVDELRVLQTLANFEEFSREFGCERRTKMQATEKCRVW; translated from the coding sequence ATGCTGAAGCTCAGCCTGATTGCCTGGCTGCTGTGCTCGCTGGCTTGGCGCACCACGCCCACCAGCTGCCGTCAGACACGGCCAGCGCCGAGTATACAGGAGCTGCTCGCCAATCAACTGCAAAGCTATATGGATGCCAAGGCGCGTCCGTGTGAGAATTTCTATCAGTATGCCTGCGGCAattggcagctgcagcaggaggagcacacacagcacacacagcacaaagcgcaagagcaacaaaagcaacaacaacaacaaaactacCAACAAAAAGCGCATAGGGAGCAGCACGAGCAGCTACAGCCAAGCGACACATTGGCCGTGCTCGATTATGCATTGAATCGTCAGCTCGAACTGTTGCTGAGACGTGGTGTCGCCAATGAAACGAGCGGcgaggagcagctgctggcagtCCAGGAGAAAATGCGTAATTATTATCGCGCCTGCAAGCGCCTGAAGCCGTATAATCTGAAAAAGTAtctgcagttgctgcagccTGGCAATGGCACAAACTGGCCGCTGCTTAGTCGCAGCTGGCAGCCGGAAAAGTTCAACTGGCTGGCAACAATTGGACGACTGCGTTTGTTCGGTCTCAATGGAGTGCTGCTCAAGGAGCAGGTGCTGCCGCGCTGGGATGACTCCAGCAGCTATAGCATTTACCTGGATAAGCCCAGCTTAATGGAGACATTGCCCATGGGCGAGGGCGCCATGATAGAGCTGCTGTTGGACATTGGCCAGACGAAGCGCGTGGCCAATGAGCTGGCTCGCCAGGTGGATGCGTTTGAGCGGCAACTGCATCGACTGCAGGAGCTGGAGGACGACGAGGGAGCCAAGGAAATGCAGCTGGGCTATTTGGCGGAGTATATGCCGCAGTTGCAATGGCTGGCCTACATGCAACAGTTGCGTGCAACCACAGCCGGTTACGAATTGGACCTGCTCTCCCCGCTCATCATACGAAATCTGCCGTACATGCGTGCCTTGGATGAGTTGCtgcagcaccaaaagccggaAACCATTTGCAACTACATTATGCTAAAGCTGCTCGCATTCCTCAAGCAGCAGGGACCCGCAGAGATTTCGCGTGTCGAGTGCATGGCCAGCTTAAGGCGCGCCATGCCGCTGGCTGCCAGTTTGTTGATTGGACAGCGTTTCCACGAGTCCAGCTCGGAGCCGCTGGTAAGTGACATATTCAGCCGGCTGAAGTTGCGCTTTGGGCAGCTGCTCAGCGAGAATCGTCTGCAACTTCAGCGGCCCATTGTTCAGGTGTTGCAGGAGAAGTTGCAGGCAATGCGTTTGCAGCTGGGCTTCGTTCAACTCAATGACTCCAGCTTTGTGGAGGAATACTATGAGCGTGTGGAGTTGAATGCGCATAGCTTCTATGGCAATCAGTTGGcattgctgcggctgcgcgTTGAGCAGAATCATGAGCTGCTTCTGGGCAACGGCCAGTCGGATGCCAACAATGTGAGCTACCTCACGGAGCACTGGCTGAGCAGCAGCTCCTCACCCTTATATGTGAAGCCCAGGAATCTGGTATTGGTACCCTATGGCCTGCTGCAACTGCCCGTTTGGCATCGCAACATGAgcgagctgcagcagcatgcGGTGCTGGGTTTTACACTGGCACACGAGATAATCCACGGTTTTGATAGCTCCGGCATTGACTATGACAGCGTGGGTAACATCATGGGCCCCAGCGAGGAGATATCGGCCAATCCAGGCTTTGTCCAGGGCCTCAACtgcatgcagcagcagctggccacGGGCTCAAGATCGCTCAACGAGAAGTTGGCCGACTACGAGGCGCTGCGTCTGGTctatgaaactttttttggTGCCGATATGCTGATAGATCGCAGAGAGCCGCGTGATCCCCTGTTGCCACAGTTCAGCCAGCGCCAACGCTTCTTCATCAGCTTTGCACAGTTCTTTTGCGGCAAGCTGCAAAGTCTCAGTTTGCATGCGCAACATCTGGAGCACGCTGTGGATGAGCTGCGGGTGCTACAAACGTTGGCCAACTTTGAGGAATTCTCCCGAGAATTCGGCTGCGAAAGACGCACCAAGATGCAAGCCACAGAAAAGTGCAGAGTATGGTAA
- the ppk14 gene encoding pickpocket protein 19 — protein MHIRQLRKVKRHRQLAGAWQQYQNSNCETAWMHLLSRYTSGSHIHGFYQLFWPTMRRRMRLLWTLALLCALIVLIFITYLLAERHQRKLFQTVIADSRWPIRNIAFPVIFVCNKNRLNWSRLPEIGERYNITESQQPLLERVLTAYDALSISHLDVFEALQDQPLETLNHLNFTQIVSEMAWRCEELISECRWQTQSRNCCELFRPRRQQQGVCLAFHELEERSSAETGSGTGIVVRLLLNEALHAPGNREPKGFVLDVVEPGVWSELPISLVPDADTNVGIRAVYHFYDEATYGLPSVQRQCLLDYEQKSDHFQTLLGFKYMLENCLAECQQLYMLRYCNCTLDLFFPPSNHVGCKLKDLPCLAAHNHLLKNFEHHEERSYVAQNESGLLCDCLHNCKSLTLLTDVHKAARRRHLENARAKGSAHGSNRSILLNVYYTKNVILVYRTSLIYSWLDLIVSFGAICQLCLGCSIISLLELCYFGLFDLPRFCCSHYSLRRLY, from the exons ATGCATATCCGGCAACTGAGAAAAGTGAAACGGCATCGACAGCTGGCCGGAGCATGGCAGCAGTACCAGAACTCGAACTGTGAGACCGCCTGGATGCACTTGCTCAGCCGCTACACCAGTGGTTCGCATATCCATGGATTCTATCAGCTTTTTTGGCCCACGATGCGACGTCGCATGCG TTTACTGTGGACGCTGGCGCTACTTTGTGCCTTAATAGTGCTCATCTTTATCACCTATTTGCTGGCAGAGCGACATCAGCGAAAACTTTTCCAAACAGTGATCGCGGACTCGCGTTGGCCCATTCGGAATATTGCATTTCCGGTCATCTTCGTGTGCAATAAGAACCGCTTGAACTGGTCACGTCTGCCCGAGATAGGCGAGCGCTACAACATCACCGAGAGCCAACAGCCTCTGCTGGAGCGTGTGCTGACCGCCTATGATGCACTTAGCATTTCACATTTGGATGTCTTTGAGGCGCTGCAAGACCAGCCTTTGGAAACGCTCAATCATCTAAATTTTACTCAGATTGTGAGCGAGATGGCCTGGCGCTGCGAGGAACTGATCAGCGAATGCCGCTGGCAGACGCAGTCGCGCAATTGCTGTGAACTCTTTCGGCCACGACGTCAGCAGCAGGGTGTTTGCCTTGCCTTCCACGAGTTGGAGGAACGTTCCAGTGCCGAGACGGGCAGTGGTACTGGTATTGTTGTTCGCCTACTGCTAAATGAGGCCCTACATGCGCCTGGTAATCGGGAGCCCAAGGGTTTTGTG CTGGACGTTGTGGAGCCAGGTGTTTGGTCTGAACTGCCTATAAGCTTGGTGCCTGATGCAGACACTAACGTTGGCATCAGGGCTGTCTATCATTTCTACGATGAGGCCACCTACGGCCTGCCGAGCGTACAGCGTCAGTGCCTGCTGGACTATGAGCAGAAGAGCGATCACTTCCAGACTCTACTGGGCTTCAAGTATATGTTAGAAAACTGCTTGGCCGAATGTCAGCAGCTTTATATGCTGCGCTATTGCAATTGCACATTAGATCTATTCTTTCCGCCCTCCAATCATGTCGGCTGCAAGTTGAAGGATCTGCCCTGCTTGGCGGCACACAATCATCTGCTAAAGAATTTCGAACATCACGAGGAGCGTTCATATGTGGCCCAGAATGAATCGGGACTTCTTTGCGATTGCCTACACAACTGCAAGTCGCTGACGCTCTTAACCGATGTTCATAAAGCCGCTCGACGTAGGCATTTGGAAAATGCCCGTGCTAAGGGTTCCGCCCACGGAAGTAACCGTTCAATTTTGCTCAATGTCTACTACACCAAAAATGTTATTCTGGTCTATAGGACGAGCCTAATATATAGCTGGCTGGACTTGATTG TTTCCTTCGGCGCTATTTGTCAGCTTTGTCTAGGCTGTTCAATAATTAGTCTCCTTGAGCTTTGCTATTTTGGTCTGTTCGATCTACCTCGCTTTTGCTGCTCGCACTATTCGTTGAGGCGACTTTATTag